The Diaphorobacter ruginosibacter genome contains a region encoding:
- a CDS encoding 5'-nucleotidase: MPVTLDDQLVVAISSRALFDFEEENRLFDPEHPQAYMQLQLERLDIPARAGVAFSLVRKLLAFNTEERQRVEVVMLSRNDPVSGMRIFRSTQAAGIALQRGVFTQGGAPFRYLRPLGAHLFLSANAQDVSQALRLGHPAAHVFTDSVRASDSHPNEVRIAFDGDAVLFSDEAEQVYQRDGLAAFQRHEMDKAGLPLPEGPFKPLLAALHRLQQAGSNGMRIRTALVTARSAPAHERAIRTLMNWNIAVDEAMFLGGLEKGPFLREFEPDFFFDDQTGHVTSAARHVPAGHVSSGIANSSSVRVEG, from the coding sequence ATGCCCGTCACACTCGACGATCAATTGGTGGTTGCGATCTCCTCGCGCGCGCTGTTCGACTTCGAAGAGGAAAACCGGCTCTTCGACCCCGAGCATCCGCAGGCCTACATGCAACTGCAGCTCGAACGATTGGACATACCCGCGCGCGCCGGCGTGGCGTTCTCGCTGGTCAGGAAGTTGCTCGCGTTCAACACAGAGGAGCGCCAGCGCGTGGAAGTCGTCATGCTCTCGCGCAACGACCCGGTGAGCGGCATGCGCATCTTCCGCTCCACGCAGGCGGCCGGCATCGCGCTGCAGCGCGGTGTGTTCACGCAGGGCGGCGCGCCCTTCAGGTACCTGCGCCCGCTGGGCGCCCACCTGTTTCTCTCGGCCAACGCACAGGACGTTTCGCAGGCACTGCGCCTTGGCCATCCCGCGGCCCACGTCTTCACAGACTCGGTGCGCGCAAGCGATTCGCACCCCAATGAAGTGCGCATTGCCTTCGACGGCGACGCAGTACTGTTTTCCGATGAGGCCGAACAGGTCTACCAGCGCGACGGCCTGGCCGCCTTCCAGCGCCACGAAATGGACAAGGCCGGGCTTCCGCTACCCGAAGGCCCCTTCAAGCCCCTGCTGGCCGCCCTGCACCGCCTGCAGCAGGCAGGCAGCAACGGCATGCGCATCCGCACCGCGCTGGTAACGGCACGCAGCGCCCCGGCACACGAGCGCGCGATCCGCACCCTGATGAACTGGAACATCGCGGTCGATGAGGCCATGTTCCTCGGGGGGCTCGAAAAAGGCCCGTTCCTGCGCGAGTTCGAGCCGGACTTCTTCTTCGACGATCAGACAGGCCACGTCACCTCCGCCGCACGGCATGTCCCTGCGGGTCACGTCAGCAGTGGCATTGCCAACAGCTCTTCCGTGCGTGTTGAGGGTTGA
- a CDS encoding DUF1854 domain-containing protein produces the protein MTSPSQTPGTPPPSFTLSRNAHGRLVLTLADGVPHVGALPVRAFPITAPSDGLSLFGTDGHELVWIDRLDQLPAAQRTLIEEELAAREFVPTIERLVHVSSFATPSTWTVQTNRGQVDLVLKAEEDIRKLEGRTRLLITASDGMQYSVPNVGAMDKHSRRLLGRFL, from the coding sequence ATGACCTCTCCTAGCCAGACCCCGGGCACGCCGCCACCATCCTTCACCCTGTCGCGCAACGCCCACGGCCGGCTGGTGCTGACTCTGGCCGATGGCGTGCCGCACGTCGGTGCGCTGCCGGTGCGGGCATTTCCCATCACCGCGCCCAGCGATGGGCTGTCCCTGTTCGGCACCGACGGGCATGAGCTGGTGTGGATCGACCGTCTCGACCAGCTCCCTGCCGCGCAGCGCACATTGATCGAGGAGGAACTAGCCGCGCGCGAGTTCGTGCCGACGATCGAGCGCCTGGTGCATGTGTCGAGCTTTGCGACGCCCAGTACCTGGACGGTGCAGACCAATCGGGGGCAGGTGGATCTGGTGCTGAAGGCGGAGGAGGACATCCGCAAGCTCGAAGGGCGCACGCGGCTGCTCATCACGGCGAGTGACGGGATGCAATACAGCGTGCCCAATGTGGGGGCGATGGATAAGCATTCGCGGCGGTTGTTGGGGCGGTTCTTGTAG
- a CDS encoding CZB domain-containing protein: MDFLKRLFASSPRKDSSARPARPEDWSTVPSLQASELVAFGDEVSRLSVEFDIEALVVSHERWMPWLWQALGGQIDAQLRPDVIRDDRSSELGAWLHDAGRKALGHLPAYDLLLVRNRYFHLKAAELITLLEGGEQARAEHTFKQCEHASRQIVLLLKELKRGLARHAAPSQSRKPSLTAGG; encoded by the coding sequence ATGGACTTCTTGAAGCGATTGTTTGCATCGTCGCCCCGGAAAGACAGTTCCGCCAGACCGGCTCGTCCTGAAGACTGGTCCACGGTACCGTCGCTGCAGGCGAGCGAGCTCGTGGCCTTCGGCGACGAGGTGAGCCGTCTGTCCGTCGAGTTCGATATCGAGGCGCTGGTCGTGAGCCACGAGCGCTGGATGCCCTGGCTCTGGCAGGCGCTGGGTGGCCAGATCGACGCGCAGTTGCGGCCGGATGTGATCCGTGATGATCGAAGCTCCGAGCTCGGCGCATGGCTGCACGATGCGGGACGCAAGGCGCTGGGACACCTGCCCGCCTACGACCTGCTGCTGGTGCGCAACCGTTATTTCCATTTGAAGGCGGCGGAGCTGATCACCCTGCTGGAAGGCGGCGAGCAGGCGCGCGCCGAGCATACGTTCAAGCAGTGCGAGCACGCCTCGCGCCAGATCGTGCTGCTGCTCAAGGAACTCAAGCGCGGTCTCGCGCGCCATGCCGCTCCCTCGCAGAGCCGCAAGCCGAGCCTGACGGCCGGAGGCTGA
- a CDS encoding LLM class flavin-dependent oxidoreductase, whose protein sequence is MSSSRLPALSMLDLVAVREGSTVADALDISLRTAQHAEQLGFTRYWLAEHHNMPGIASSATAVLIGHIAGATRSIRVGSGGIMLPNHAPLVVAEAFGTLAELYPGRIDLGLGRAPGTDGPTMRALRRNRVETEEDFPREVSELQRLLAPAQEGQQITAVPGAGTEVPIWLLGSSMFSAQLAAEKGLPYAFASHFAPRFLMPAIEIYRARFKPSKTLDKPHVMIGVPVIAAPTDEEAQYLASSTYQRVLGILTNRRGLLQPPVDNYLASLGPREREAIADFLAIGVIGGPETVRKGFETLAEATEADEFMLVSDVFDPALRLRSLEIAAAAARN, encoded by the coding sequence ATGAGTTCATCCAGATTGCCCGCCCTCTCCATGCTCGACCTGGTCGCCGTCCGCGAAGGCTCCACCGTCGCCGATGCACTGGACATTTCACTTCGCACAGCACAGCACGCCGAACAATTGGGATTCACGCGCTACTGGCTGGCCGAGCATCACAACATGCCCGGCATCGCAAGCTCCGCCACCGCCGTGCTGATCGGCCACATTGCCGGCGCCACCCGCTCCATTCGCGTGGGCTCGGGCGGCATCATGCTGCCCAACCACGCCCCTCTGGTGGTGGCCGAGGCCTTCGGCACGCTGGCTGAGTTGTATCCCGGGCGCATCGACCTGGGACTGGGCCGGGCCCCCGGCACCGACGGCCCGACGATGCGCGCGCTGCGCCGCAACCGTGTCGAGACCGAGGAAGACTTCCCGCGGGAGGTCTCCGAGCTGCAGCGCCTGCTGGCCCCCGCCCAGGAAGGCCAGCAGATCACGGCCGTTCCGGGCGCGGGCACCGAGGTGCCCATCTGGCTGCTCGGCTCCAGCATGTTCTCCGCGCAGCTCGCGGCGGAAAAGGGCCTGCCCTATGCATTCGCCTCGCACTTCGCACCCCGCTTCCTGATGCCCGCCATCGAGATCTACCGGGCCCGCTTCAAGCCCTCGAAGACACTGGACAAGCCCCATGTGATGATCGGGGTTCCGGTGATCGCAGCGCCCACCGACGAGGAAGCGCAGTACCTTGCGAGCAGCACCTACCAGCGCGTCCTGGGCATTCTCACCAACCGCCGCGGACTGCTGCAGCCGCCCGTGGACAACTATCTCGCCAGCCTTGGCCCCCGCGAACGCGAAGCGATCGCCGACTTCCTCGCCATTGGGGTGATCGGTGGGCCCGAGACCGTGCGCAAGGGCTTCGAGACGCTGGCCGAGGCGACCGAGGCCGACGAGTTCATGCTGGTGAGCGACGTGTTCGATCCGGCGCTGCGCCTGCGCTCCCTGGAGATCGCCGCAGCAGCCGCTCGCAACTGA
- the gspF gene encoding type II secretion system inner membrane protein GspF: protein MPAFSFEALDAEGQTRKGTIDADSPKAARSLLRAQALVPLAVEALAAHQQAGGTTTLGQRLFTRPVFNSSQLTIWTRQLAGLIVSGLPLERALSALSEEADNDRQRHLVANLRAEVNAGSTFAKALAQHPREFSDIFCAVIGAGEQSGHLGEVLDKLADDLEERQALRSKLIGASLYPAIVTLVAIVIVLFLVGYVVPQVANVFAGTKRALPTLTVAMLALSSLVRNYGWLMLGVLILCGIGMRAALSRPHFRTVFDAWWLNLPLIGKLARGYNAARFAGTLAMLAGAGVPILKALQAAAETLNNRAMRADALDALVLVREGAPLASAIAQKKRFPGLVSMFARLGEQTGQLPLMLQRAATQLSTEVQRRAMQLATILEPLLIVGMGLIVMLIVLAVLMPIIQLNQFVK from the coding sequence ATGCCCGCCTTTTCCTTTGAAGCACTGGACGCCGAGGGCCAGACCCGCAAGGGCACGATCGATGCCGACAGCCCCAAGGCTGCACGTAGCCTGCTGCGCGCACAGGCCCTCGTGCCTCTGGCAGTGGAGGCGCTTGCGGCCCACCAGCAGGCGGGCGGAACCACCACGCTCGGCCAGCGCCTGTTCACCCGCCCGGTGTTCAACTCGTCTCAGCTCACGATCTGGACACGCCAGCTCGCTGGCCTGATCGTCTCCGGCCTGCCGCTCGAGCGAGCACTCAGCGCCCTCTCTGAAGAGGCGGACAATGACCGCCAGCGCCATCTGGTCGCCAACCTGCGCGCGGAGGTCAATGCCGGCTCCACCTTCGCGAAGGCGCTGGCGCAGCATCCTCGCGAGTTCTCCGACATCTTCTGTGCGGTGATCGGCGCGGGCGAGCAAAGCGGCCATCTCGGCGAGGTGCTCGACAAACTGGCCGATGACCTGGAAGAACGCCAGGCGCTGCGCTCCAAGCTGATCGGTGCGTCGCTCTATCCTGCGATCGTGACCCTCGTCGCCATCGTCATCGTGCTGTTCCTCGTGGGCTACGTCGTGCCCCAGGTGGCCAACGTCTTCGCGGGTACCAAGCGCGCACTGCCGACCCTCACGGTGGCCATGCTTGCGCTCAGCAGCCTGGTGCGGAACTACGGCTGGCTGATGCTGGGCGTGCTGATTCTGTGCGGGATCGGCATGCGCGCCGCATTGTCGCGCCCGCACTTTCGCACCGTTTTCGATGCATGGTGGCTCAACCTGCCACTGATCGGCAAGCTTGCGCGCGGCTACAACGCAGCCCGCTTCGCCGGCACGCTGGCCATGCTGGCGGGGGCGGGCGTACCCATCCTGAAGGCGCTTCAGGCCGCTGCGGAAACGCTGAACAACCGGGCGATGCGGGCCGACGCGCTCGACGCCCTGGTGCTGGTGCGCGAAGGTGCGCCGCTCGCCTCCGCCATCGCCCAGAAGAAACGCTTTCCAGGCCTGGTCTCCATGTTCGCACGCCTGGGCGAGCAGACCGGCCAGCTCCCGCTGATGCTGCAACGCGCGGCCACCCAGCTCTCCACCGAGGTGCAGCGCCGCGCCATGCAACTGGCCACCATCCTGGAGCCGCTGCTGATCGTGGGCATGGGCCTGATCGTCATGCTGATCGTGCTGGCCGTGCTGATGCCCATCATCCAGCTCAACCAGTTCGTGAAGTAA